The Caldilineales bacterium DNA segment CAACAAATCGGGGTTCTGCCACGGCGTGCGCGTGCGACCCGACGCCGCCCATATCTGCTATTGCCTGACCCCCACGCGCTATGTGTGGGCGCCCGACGCCTACCTGGAGCGCGAGGGGCAGGGCCGGCTGGCCGGGCTGGCGCTTCAGCCCGTGTTGGCGGCGCTGCGGCGTTGGGATTATGCCGCCGCTCAGCGGGTCACGCACTTTGTCGCCATCTCCACCGCCATCCAGGCCCGCATTCGGCGCTTCTATCATCGCCAAAGCGCCCTCATCTTTCCGCCCGTTGATGTCGAGCGTTTTCGGCCCAACAACCGCCCGCCCGAACCCTTCTTCCTCGTCCTCAGCCGTCTCATCCCCTACAAACGTATCGATCTGGCCGTGCGGGCCTGTAGCCAGCTGGGGGTCAAGCTGGTGGTGGCGGGAGATGGCCGCGACCGGGCGGCGCTCGAAGCCCTGGCCGGCCCCAGCATCGAATTCCTCGGTCGCGTCTCCGACGCCGAGGCCGAAGACCTGATGGCCCGCTGCCAGGCCTTCCTCTTCCCCGGCCTGGAGGACTTCGGCATCACGCCCTTGCAGGCCCAGGCCGCCGGCCGCCCCGTGATCGCCTTTGCCGCCGGCGGCGCTCTGGACACCGTCCTCCCCGGCCAAACCGGCGAGTTCTTCAGCGAACAGAGCGTCGCCGCCCTGGCGGCCGTGCTCGCTCGCTTCTCGCCCGACCACTTCGACCCGACCCGCTGCCGCGCCCAGGCTGAACGCTTCGCCGCCCCACGCTTCCGGGCCGAGTTCCTGGCCTTTGTCGAGCGAGTCCAGGCAGGGGTGCAGCCGCCATCGGCCTCTACGAACAGCGGCGCCGCCAGCTGACCACTGGCAGCGCCTTGACATGTACGCGTTCAAACAACGCTCACTTCACTCCTCACTCATCACGCCTCACGGATAGATGCCGCGCAACATCGTGGCGCGAGCCACGCGGTCGACAGCCAGGATGTAGGCGGCGGTGCGATTGTTGACCTTGTGGCGTTCGGCGATGGTGAAGACCTCATCGAAGGCCCGGTTCATCACCTTTTCCAGCTTGTGATTGATCTCCTCCTCGCTCCAGAAAAAGTACTGCAAGTCCTGCACCCACTCGAAATAGGAAACCGTGACGCCGCCAGCATTGGCCAGGATGTCGGGGATGACGCAGGTGCCGTTCTCGTGGAAGATGGCGTCGGCCTCCGGCTCGGTGGGGCCGTTGGCCGCCTCGCCGATGATCTTGCAGTGGATACGCGGGGCGTTGTACTGGGTGATCTGCTTCTCCAGCGCCGCCGGGATGAGGATGTCGCAGGGGATTTCCAGCAATTCGGCATTGGTCACGGTGTCGCAGCCGTCATAACCCACCACCGAGCCGGTGTCATGCTTCCAACGCAAAGCCTCCATGGGGTCGAAGCCCTTGGCGTTGTAAATGCCGCCCGTGCTGTCGCTGGCGGCAATGATCCTGGCCCCATCCTCGTGCAGCAGGCGCGCGGCAATGTGACCGGCATTGCCATAGCCCTGCACCACCACCGTCGCGCCCTCTAGATCCAGCCCCAACCGCCTGGCTGCGCGCCGGATTGTGAACTGGCAGCCCCGCGCCGTGGCCTCGTTGCGCCCCAACGACCCGCCCAACTCCAGCGGCTTGCCCGTCACCACCGCCGGCACGGTGTAGCCTGCGCCCATGCTATAGGTGTCCATCAGCCAGGCCATCGTCTGCGGGTTGGTATTCACATCCGGGGCCGGGATATCGCTCTGCGGCCCGATGATGATGCTGATCTCGGCCGTATAGCGCCGGGTCATCCGCTCCACCTCGCCGACGCTCATGCGCTTGGGGTCACAGACCACACCGCCCTTGGCCCCGCCATACGGAATCCCCACCACCGCCGTCTTCCACGCCATCCACATCGCCAGCGCCTTCACCTCATCCAACGTCACATTGGGATGGAAACGAATCCCCCCCTTGGCCGGGCCTCTGGCCGTCGAATGCTGCACCCGGTGCCCGGTAAAAATCCCGATCTCACCGTCATCCATCCGCACCGGGAAGTTGACGGTCAGTTCCCGCTCCGGCGTGCGCAGCATCGAAAGCAGCCCCGCCGGATACTGCTTGAGATAGGCTGCCGCCAGATCGAACTGCTTTTGGGCGATGGTGAAGGCGGAATCGCCCCCATCCACCGTCGCCGGCATGAGATCGGCTTCAGCTTTGGACATGACGACATTGTCACTCATTGCTACTTCTCCTTTGAAGCATCGTTTATGAAGTTGTTGTTACAGAGCGAAAGCGGCCAGCCTGCATCCTCGCAGGGACTGCCCACTTTCGCCCCAAGCATCTGCTTGTAAGCACAGTATAGCCGAAATCAAGCCCCTGCGCAATGCCCCCGCGACCGCTTCAAGCCATCTCCTCCCACGGCAAGCGAATTTCTATGAAGTTTTTGATAAAAATTGACAGCCTCCTCCGACCATGCTATAGTGCCGAAGACAAGCCTTCCCACCTGACACCTGCCTTTGCTGCCCCTCGTGCGCCGTGCACCCCGTCCGCCGTTCCATCCTGGAAATCCTCAAGCGTGAAGAAAGCGCCACCGTCAACGACCTGGCCGAAAGGTTGGACATGGCGCCGGTATCGGTGCGCCACCATCTCGACCTGCTGATCGGCGATGGCCTGGTGGCCACGCCGCGCGTCCAGCGCAACGCCGGCGCCGGCCGCCCGCAGCAGATCTACGCCCTCACCGCCGAAGCCCACGCCTACTTCCCCAACCGCTATCGCGAACTGGCCAACAGCACCCTCGCAGTCCTGAAGCAGACCCTGCCGCCCGACATCCTGCTGACGACGATGCGCGACTTCGCCCACCGCACCGCGGCCCAGGCTTCACCCGGTCTCGACGGTCTGCCGGCGGCCCAGCGTCTGCAAATCACCGTCCATCTGCTCAACGACATGGGCTACATGGCCGGCTACGAAGCCAGCAACGGCGACACGGTGTTGCACACCTGCAACTGCCCCTACGCCGACCTGGCCGGCGACCACCAGGAGCTTTGCCACATGGACTTGTCGTTGGTGGGTGAATTGACCGGGCTGGAGGCAGAGCGCATCCATCACATCGCCAACGGCGACGGCCGCTGCTCGTATCGGCTCTGCCCGCGCAACGCCCTCACCCCACCCGACCTCCCCCTCGCCGCCGAACCCCACCCCGCCTGAACATCCCCCAGCGCCCGACCAGGGCGCCGCTGCCCGCCGATGCCTGCCATCGCCCTCACCCCCCCGTCTGAACTCAGCCCCATCCTCTGGCCGCTACCCGACCAGCTCACGGCCGGGGCGAGAATGAGCGACCAGTTCGGGCGGCGGATGAACTACCTACGCATCTCGCTGACCGACGCCTGCAACCTGCGCTGTGTGTATTGCATGCCCGAACGGATGACCTTCCGCCCGCGGCAGGAGTTGATGACCGACGCCGAACTCCTGACCCTGGCCGGGATCATGGTCGATCTGGGTGTGGACAAGATCCGGCTGACCGGTGGCGAACCCACCGTGCGGCCCAACCTGGTCGAGATCGCCCGCCGCCTGGCCCAACTGCCCGGCCTGAACGAGCTGGCCATGACCACCAACGGCGTGCTCCTGCCCCAGCTGGCCGAACCGCTGGCGCGCGCCGGCCTCAACCGCATCAACATCTCCATCGACACCCTCGACCCGGCCAAATTCAAGCGCATCACCCGCTGGGGCAGCCTGGACTCCGTCTGGGCCGGGCTGGAGGCAGCCGAGGCGGCGGGGCTGCGCCCGATCAAGATCAACGCCGTCGTCACGCGCGGGTTCAATGACGAAGAAGTGGTCGATCTGGCCCGCTTGTCGCTCGAACGCGACTGGGACATCCGCTTCATCGAACTGATGCCTTTTGCTGGCGAAGCCGATTTCGCCCAACACGCCGTCGTGCCCTCGTCCGAGACGCGGGCGCGCATCGAGGCTGCACTTGGCCCCTTGCAGGAACTCCCCGGCCACGACCGCCGCGACCCGGCCCGACCCTATCGACTGCCCGGCGCCCGCGGCGCCCTGGGCTTCATCAGCTCCATCACCGAGCCGTTCTGCGCCGGCTGCAACCGCATCCGCCTGACCGCCGACGGCAAGCTGCGGCTGTGCCTGCTGCGCGATGGCGAGATCGACCTCCTGACCAGGCTACGCCAGGGCGCCAGCGCCGAAACCCTGCAGAAGGAGATCACAGCCGCGGTCTGGCGCAAACCCTGGGGCCACGGCCTGCCCGAGGGCCTCATCCCGCAATCCCGCCTCATGTCGCAGATCGGCGGCTGATCAGAACCCACACTGCTCCCACCATCCGGTGTCCCTGTTACTTTACAAACACACTATTTCGTTTACAATACTCTCCAACTCCTCGAACCCACCATCATTCATCCTGAGGCATCCTCCATGGCACTCGACACCCTCACCCCGCCCACCATCGACACC contains these protein-coding regions:
- the moaA gene encoding GTP 3',8-cyclase MoaA, whose product is MPAIALTPPSELSPILWPLPDQLTAGARMSDQFGRRMNYLRISLTDACNLRCVYCMPERMTFRPRQELMTDAELLTLAGIMVDLGVDKIRLTGGEPTVRPNLVEIARRLAQLPGLNELAMTTNGVLLPQLAEPLARAGLNRINISIDTLDPAKFKRITRWGSLDSVWAGLEAAEAAGLRPIKINAVVTRGFNDEEVVDLARLSLERDWDIRFIELMPFAGEADFAQHAVVPSSETRARIEAALGPLQELPGHDRRDPARPYRLPGARGALGFISSITEPFCAGCNRIRLTADGKLRLCLLRDGEIDLLTRLRQGASAETLQKEITAAVWRKPWGHGLPEGLIPQSRLMSQIGG
- a CDS encoding Glu/Leu/Phe/Val dehydrogenase; translated protein: MSDNVVMSKAEADLMPATVDGGDSAFTIAQKQFDLAAAYLKQYPAGLLSMLRTPERELTVNFPVRMDDGEIGIFTGHRVQHSTARGPAKGGIRFHPNVTLDEVKALAMWMAWKTAVVGIPYGGAKGGVVCDPKRMSVGEVERMTRRYTAEISIIIGPQSDIPAPDVNTNPQTMAWLMDTYSMGAGYTVPAVVTGKPLELGGSLGRNEATARGCQFTIRRAARRLGLDLEGATVVVQGYGNAGHIAARLLHEDGARIIAASDSTGGIYNAKGFDPMEALRWKHDTGSVVGYDGCDTVTNAELLEIPCDILIPAALEKQITQYNAPRIHCKIIGEAANGPTEPEADAIFHENGTCVIPDILANAGGVTVSYFEWVQDLQYFFWSEEEINHKLEKVMNRAFDEVFTIAERHKVNNRTAAYILAVDRVARATMLRGIYP
- a CDS encoding helix-turn-helix domain-containing protein — translated: MHPVRRSILEILKREESATVNDLAERLDMAPVSVRHHLDLLIGDGLVATPRVQRNAGAGRPQQIYALTAEAHAYFPNRYRELANSTLAVLKQTLPPDILLTTMRDFAHRTAAQASPGLDGLPAAQRLQITVHLLNDMGYMAGYEASNGDTVLHTCNCPYADLAGDHQELCHMDLSLVGELTGLEAERIHHIANGDGRCSYRLCPRNALTPPDLPLAAEPHPA
- a CDS encoding glycosyltransferase, whose amino-acid sequence is MAAWDIRPNWLDRLPGIHDHHQPYLPLYPLGFARTDLRRYDLVISNKSGFCHGVRVRPDAAHICYCLTPTRYVWAPDAYLEREGQGRLAGLALQPVLAALRRWDYAAAQRVTHFVAISTAIQARIRRFYHRQSALIFPPVDVERFRPNNRPPEPFFLVLSRLIPYKRIDLAVRACSQLGVKLVVAGDGRDRAALEALAGPSIEFLGRVSDAEAEDLMARCQAFLFPGLEDFGITPLQAQAAGRPVIAFAAGGALDTVLPGQTGEFFSEQSVAALAAVLARFSPDHFDPTRCRAQAERFAAPRFRAEFLAFVERVQAGVQPPSASTNSGAAS